ACAATGATAGGAGGAATTAGGTTGCTGCGTTTTCGTTATAGTAACTGAAAGCCAATATGATAGAATTTGAACAAGAGGAATTTGAAAATTTACGCGCCAAAATTAAAGTCATCGGGGTCGGCGGTGCTGGTGGCAACGCTGTGAAACGTATGATTGAAGCGGGGATCACAGGTATCGAGTTTTATGCTGTCAACACCGATCAACAGGCACTGCTGAGCTGCCGTGGCGCGACCCAAATCCCGATCGGCATTAATACAACGGAAGGTTTAGGGTCCGGTGCCAACCCCGAGATCGGCAAAAAGGCCGCTGAAGAGGATAGGGAACATCTGGAGACTATCGTCGAAAATGCAAACATGGTTTTCATCACTGCAGGTATGGGTGGCGGCACGGGTACAGGCGCTGCACCGCTGATTGCCACACAGGCAAAAGAACGCGGTGCCCTTACGATTGCGGTCGTGACACGTCCATTTAATTTTGAAGGACAACGCCGTGCCTCAGTCGCTGAGGCAGGCCTTGACGAACTCCGCCAAGCCGCCGATTCCGTAATTGTTGTACCAAACCAGCGTCTTATTGACACGATGGACAGGAAGCTGCCAATCCGAGAGGCATTCCGCATTGGAGACGAAATCCTCCTCCATGGCGTTAAAAGCATCTCAGACATCGTTACCGAGTCTGGCGAAATTAACGTTGACTTCGCCGACGTTGAATCGATTATGCGCGGGGCGGGGAGCGCATTGATGGGTATGGGACATGCTACGGGTGATAATCGCGCCCCAATCGCGGCCGAACAGGCTATTAGTTCTCCGCTTCTTGAACAGACCAACATCGCTGGGGCTGTCGGTATGATTGTCAACATCACCGCACCGCCGGATTTCATGATGCACGAACTTGATGAAGCCATGCAGGTTATTAAGGATACCGCGCCCGAAGCACAAATTATCTTCGGTCTCGTTTACAAAGATGAATTGGAACTCGACGATGAAGTTCTTGTGACTGTCATTGCAACTGGGTTCGATGCTGAGGCAGGATACTCACTCGGAGCCGAGACAACAGGCGCTGGAGGCGGTAGTGGAAACGCACCGGCACAATATGATAATGCGGATGTCTATCAACGGCAGCCATCAGCCTTATCCGAACAGCGTATGGCAAGGGCAAGCAGAACCCGACTGGGTCGTAGAGTGTCATCTGGTAGATCTGCCACGCCAGCTCGCGGACAGAGAGTAGAAGCAGAGCAACCCGTAGAGCAAGAGCCAGCTCCAGAAGGTGGAGGCGCGGGGCGGAAACCTGCCCGAAGAAGGGAGCAAGGTGCACAGCCGCGCGATACGGACTGGGAAATCCCAGCTTTTCTACGCGTTCAAAAAAGAAACCGAAACGACAAATAGGCATGAGAGCTATATTGTCTCCTATCCGTACAACTTTTTAAAAGTCAGTGAGATATCTTAATTGGGTTCCTTAACTATGGTTAAAGTTACGTTGCGTTTTGATAACACAATGTAGCGTACATCGCTTTCACATTTTTGCTTATAGACGCGCCTTCAAAGCGTGTCCCGTTGTTTTACTTCGTAGGTGCGTTTTCGAGCGCACCTTATTACACATGAGGAAATAGTGGACTTACGCCAGCACTACCAACATCTGCGCAGTGCGGAACACGGTGCGCATCATAATTTCAGAAAACCTAACAGATTCGCTCTTGTCTATCCGAGTACGTATGAACTTGGAATGTCAAGTCTCGGTGTTCAGGTTATCCATGCGACTCTTAACGATCGAACGGACACCGCTTGTGAACGCGTTTTTGTGCCAGAAACGAGTTATATTCAGAAACTTGTCACCCAGAGAAAACCTCTCTTTTCGTTTGAAACACAAACGGCACTGAACCAGTTTGATGTTATTGGGTTTTCTGTCTCCTTTGAATCGGATTATGTGAATATTCCGCGCACTTTACAACTTGCAAATATCCCGCCGCTTGCCGAGGAACGTACAGAATGGGATCCGCTCATTGTCGCTGGCGGTATCAATATCTCCTACAATCCAGAACCGATTGCCGATTTTGTTGATGTCTTCGTTGTTGGCGAAGCCGAACTCGTCGTTCATCAACTCATGGCGCATTTTAACGCGTGGAAACAGTCTGGTGCACCGAAGCGTGAGTTACTCGAAACATTAGCGACCGTTCCCGGACTTTATGTGCCAAGTTTTTACGACGTAACCTATCGCGATGATGGAACTATTGAGGCAGTCTCTCCGAAACAAGGGGCAGCACCACAGATCCGCGCCGGAGCTGTGCCACAGCTTGACGATGTCGAAACTTGCACGCACATCCACACACCGAATACTGAATTCGCAAACGCCCACCTTATCGAAATCGTACGCGGCTGTGGTAGGCAGTGCCGTTTCTGTGTTGCCGATTATGCCCGTCGATGGCCGAGGCGGCGTTCTGTGGAAAGCACGCTTGCCCTCGCGGAGCGCGCACGCGGCATTACAGACAGGATCGGACTTGTTGGGGCTTCTATCTCTGACCATCCACAAATTGATGAGATCGCCTCAGGTCTCGTTGCGCGTGGGTTCCGTATCTCTTGTGCTTCACTCCGCGCTGAAACTGTCCGTGCCCCGTTGCTTGATGCACTCGCAGATAGCGAACAAGGCACCATTACCATTGCACCAGAGGTCGCCACTGAAGAACTTCAAAAGGTCGTCAATAAAGCGATTCCGCGCGAGCAACTCTATCACGTTTTTGAAGAAGCATTGAAACGTGATATTCTCAACCTTCGCCTTTATTTTCTTATCGGTGTTCCGCACGAAACACCAGCGGATGTAGAGGCTATTGTTGATATGGCAAAAGAGATGCGCACCATCCTTCTCCCACATGCGAAGCGCACAGGGCGAATCGCCCGTATTAGTTTTACCATTTCACCCATGGTGCCGAAACCGCATACGCCTTTCCAGTGGGTGGCAATGGAGCCTCCCAAAACCATTTCCCGAAAACTTGATTTCCTGAAACGCGAGATTAACCGACTCGGTAGTATAAAAGTTGGGTCTGCAAGTGCCAGACTCGCGCATCAAGAGGCTGTCTTTGCCCGCGGCGACCGGCGGCTCGGAAAAGTAATCCTTGAACTCGCAAACG
The window above is part of the Candidatus Poribacteria bacterium genome. Proteins encoded here:
- the ftsZ gene encoding cell division protein FtsZ, producing MIEFEQEEFENLRAKIKVIGVGGAGGNAVKRMIEAGITGIEFYAVNTDQQALLSCRGATQIPIGINTTEGLGSGANPEIGKKAAEEDREHLETIVENANMVFITAGMGGGTGTGAAPLIATQAKERGALTIAVVTRPFNFEGQRRASVAEAGLDELRQAADSVIVVPNQRLIDTMDRKLPIREAFRIGDEILLHGVKSISDIVTESGEINVDFADVESIMRGAGSALMGMGHATGDNRAPIAAEQAISSPLLEQTNIAGAVGMIVNITAPPDFMMHELDEAMQVIKDTAPEAQIIFGLVYKDELELDDEVLVTVIATGFDAEAGYSLGAETTGAGGGSGNAPAQYDNADVYQRQPSALSEQRMARASRTRLGRRVSSGRSATPARGQRVEAEQPVEQEPAPEGGGAGRKPARRREQGAQPRDTDWEIPAFLRVQKRNRNDK
- a CDS encoding radical SAM protein, whose translation is MDLRQHYQHLRSAEHGAHHNFRKPNRFALVYPSTYELGMSSLGVQVIHATLNDRTDTACERVFVPETSYIQKLVTQRKPLFSFETQTALNQFDVIGFSVSFESDYVNIPRTLQLANIPPLAEERTEWDPLIVAGGINISYNPEPIADFVDVFVVGEAELVVHQLMAHFNAWKQSGAPKRELLETLATVPGLYVPSFYDVTYRDDGTIEAVSPKQGAAPQIRAGAVPQLDDVETCTHIHTPNTEFANAHLIEIVRGCGRQCRFCVADYARRWPRRRSVESTLALAERARGITDRIGLVGASISDHPQIDEIASGLVARGFRISCASLRAETVRAPLLDALADSEQGTITIAPEVATEELQKVVNKAIPREQLYHVFEEALKRDILNLRLYFLIGVPHETPADVEAIVDMAKEMRTILLPHAKRTGRIARISFTISPMVPKPHTPFQWVAMEPPKTISRKLDFLKREINRLGSIKVGSASARLAHQEAVFARGDRRLGKVILELANGVPWNQAFRTHGLIPHFYATRQRPLHEVNPWDHLDLNVKPQFLQLEFNKHEKGFTTSECDTTVCKKCGAC